From the Burkholderia mayonis genome, one window contains:
- a CDS encoding YaiI/YqxD family protein: MQVLVDADACPVVVKDMLFRAARRAEVCVTLVANQYLRTPPSRFIKALQVPAGFDAADARIVELVTAGDLVITADIPLASAALDRGAYVLDPRGSWFSRENIEERLTLRAMMEQLRSTGVDTGGPAPYSPRDSKAFAGQLDRFLARRGSPGTAI; the protein is encoded by the coding sequence ATGCAAGTGCTGGTTGACGCAGACGCCTGCCCGGTTGTCGTCAAGGACATGTTGTTTCGGGCCGCGCGACGTGCCGAAGTGTGCGTGACGCTGGTCGCGAACCAATATTTACGCACGCCGCCCTCGCGCTTCATCAAGGCATTGCAAGTGCCAGCGGGCTTCGATGCCGCCGATGCCCGCATCGTCGAACTGGTGACGGCTGGCGACCTCGTGATTACCGCGGACATACCCCTTGCTTCCGCCGCCCTCGACCGTGGCGCTTATGTGCTCGACCCACGCGGAAGCTGGTTTAGCCGTGAAAATATCGAGGAACGTCTGACACTGCGTGCGATGATGGAGCAATTGCGCAGTACGGGCGTCGATACGGGCGGTCCGGCGCCATACAGCCCACGCGACAGCAAGGCGTTCGCGGGACAACTGGATCGATTCCTCGCACGTCGCGGCTCACCGGGCACGGCCATTTGA